The following proteins come from a genomic window of Phnomibacter ginsenosidimutans:
- a CDS encoding NUMOD4 domain-containing protein: protein MKKFKSLPGEEWVDLKLKERLGRRKYAVSSFGRVASYVKGLEEDGKFLSLYAPSFRLQKVNILFKDGKRGFPVHKLVAECFLKQPSKDHYYVLHLDKDLHNNKVSNLRYATIDEATRHFSGKDITMSQKIKFASGEEYKPVKIAGLKKKYAITNTGRLISYSKNIEDGSELSLNIHPQGYRIWRFRVNGESTHYLIHRLVAEYFLKKPSKNHDYVVHIDHSKTNNNVKNLKWVTYDEQRAHSAQSDASKANALRLSQWSRITGKGKKLTEAKVRAIKKQLEDPKKKVKMKQLADQFEITPMQLYRIKSGENWGWVKADKSKEGPMPTALVKAVAATPKKAAAKKAAAPKAAKKAAPKAAKKAAPAPKKAAAKAAPKKAAKKAAKKK from the coding sequence TTGAAAAAGTTTAAATCGTTACCCGGCGAAGAATGGGTAGACTTGAAACTCAAGGAGCGACTCGGCAGAAGAAAGTATGCCGTTTCGAGTTTTGGCCGAGTGGCCAGTTATGTAAAAGGATTGGAAGAAGACGGTAAATTTCTATCGTTGTATGCACCCAGTTTCCGTTTACAGAAAGTCAACATTTTATTTAAAGATGGAAAGCGAGGCTTTCCGGTGCACAAATTGGTGGCCGAGTGTTTTTTGAAACAACCCTCCAAAGATCATTACTATGTGCTGCACCTGGATAAAGACTTGCACAACAACAAAGTATCGAATTTGCGTTATGCAACTATCGATGAAGCAACACGTCATTTCAGTGGTAAAGACATAACTATGAGCCAAAAAATCAAGTTCGCCTCAGGCGAAGAGTACAAGCCCGTGAAAATTGCCGGCTTGAAAAAGAAATATGCCATCACTAACACTGGTCGGCTGATTAGCTACTCCAAAAACATTGAGGATGGCAGTGAGTTGTCACTCAACATTCACCCGCAAGGCTACCGCATTTGGCGCTTCCGGGTAAATGGTGAGTCTACCCATTACCTGATTCACCGGTTGGTGGCTGAGTATTTCCTCAAAAAGCCAAGTAAGAATCATGATTATGTGGTGCACATCGACCACTCGAAGACCAACAACAACGTGAAAAACCTCAAGTGGGTTACTTACGACGAGCAACGTGCTCACTCTGCACAGAGTGATGCTTCAAAAGCCAATGCGCTGCGCTTGTCTCAGTGGTCTCGCATTACTGGCAAGGGTAAAAAACTGACTGAAGCCAAAGTACGGGCTATCAAAAAGCAGTTGGAAGATCCGAAGAAGAAAGTAAAAATGAAGCAACTGGCCGACCAGTTTGAAATTACCCCCATGCAGTTGTACCGCATTAAGAGCGGCGAAAACTGGGGCTGGGTAAAGGCAGACAAGTCGAAAGAAGGCCCAATGCCAACCGCACTTGTAAAAGCCGTAGCCGCTACGCCTAAAAAAGCTGCTGCAAAAAAAGCAGCCGCTCCAAAAGCTGCTAAGAAGGCTGCACCAAAAGCCGCTAAAAAAGCTGCTCCTGCACCCAAAAAAGCTGCTGCAAAAGCTGCCCCTAAAAAGGCTGCCAAAAAAGCCGCGAAGAAAAAGTAA
- a CDS encoding DUF4407 domain-containing protein: protein MTHPRKATILPPFQPSINSFGGWLAAEPSLLQQYTVDRNRFRIIGLTVGCTGVFAVLAWTYFFSTTTAPTWSLLPLGFFMGFVIVNIDRALDQNHESVQKAMAAAACCAWCWHWLLVCLWHNLPCCTSSIRK, encoded by the coding sequence ATGACGCATCCACGGAAGGCAACAATTCTCCCGCCATTTCAACCATCGATAAACTCCTTTGGTGGCTGGCTTGCTGCAGAGCCATCGCTACTGCAGCAATACACGGTCGATAGAAACCGGTTTCGCATTATTGGCCTTACAGTAGGCTGTACGGGTGTATTTGCCGTTTTGGCCTGGACCTATTTTTTCAGCACCACCACGGCACCAACTTGGTCGTTACTGCCGCTTGGTTTTTTCATGGGCTTTGTTATCGTTAACATCGACCGGGCACTCGATCAAAACCATGAATCCGTTCAAAAAGCAATGGCTGCCGCTGCTTGCTGCGCATGGTGTTGGCACTGGTTATTGGTTTGTTTATGGCACAACCTGCCGTGTTGTACCTCTTCGATCAGGAAGTAA
- a CDS encoding DUF4407 domain-containing protein, whose protein sequence is MVLALVIGLFMAQPAVLYLFDQEVKTQASIDNGVRVQQKRQQLDSIYAGQKKAATLQLAQYESQAQARYNELLQAQQAYLAEADGTGGSGTKGISVIAKAKQQAYAERTAAYEHWQTQHKPAMDSLRNELSNIETKIRKDEAAFAQLLNHGFLTRIEAMQHLVAQNQAVAFRYYLIMALLMLIELMPVIVKSLMPAGPYAVAAMETEQFDIDQIRRDLTAKKAAADHDPQLRQATEAASISQMHERFASLAKAEIEQESAQWQANTGRTSQQFWQSLFKRLLR, encoded by the coding sequence ATGGTGTTGGCACTGGTTATTGGTTTGTTTATGGCACAACCTGCCGTGTTGTACCTCTTCGATCAGGAAGTAAAAACGCAGGCCTCCATCGACAACGGGGTTCGGGTGCAGCAAAAGCGACAACAACTGGATAGTATTTATGCAGGCCAAAAAAAAGCGGCTACACTACAACTGGCACAATATGAATCACAAGCCCAAGCCCGTTACAACGAACTGTTGCAGGCTCAGCAAGCTTACCTGGCCGAAGCCGATGGCACAGGCGGCTCTGGCACCAAAGGCATTAGTGTAATTGCCAAAGCCAAGCAGCAAGCATATGCTGAAAGAACAGCGGCGTACGAGCATTGGCAGACCCAACACAAACCTGCCATGGATAGCCTGCGCAACGAATTGTCCAACATTGAAACCAAGATCCGTAAAGATGAGGCCGCATTTGCCCAACTGCTCAACCACGGTTTTCTTACCCGCATAGAAGCCATGCAACACCTGGTGGCTCAAAACCAGGCGGTAGCTTTTCGTTACTACCTCATTATGGCCTTGCTCATGCTGATAGAACTGATGCCGGTGATTGTGAAAAGCCTGATGCCTGCCGGCCCTTATGCAGTGGCTGCGATGGAAACCGAGCAGTTTGATATCGACCAGATTCGCAGGGATTTGACGGCCAAAAAAGCCGCCGCCGACCATGATCCGCAACTGCGGCAAGCCACCGAAGCCGCCAGCATCTCACAAATGCATGAGCGGTTTGCCTCCCTGGCCAAAGCTGAAATAGAACAGGAATCAGCACAGTGGCAGGCCAATACCGGCCGTACATCCCAACAGTTTTGGCAATCGCTTTTTAAGCGTCTGTTGCGTTGA